The Puntigrus tetrazona isolate hp1 unplaced genomic scaffold, ASM1883169v1 S000000401, whole genome shotgun sequence genome includes a window with the following:
- the epb41l4a gene encoding band 4.1-like protein 4 has translation MSCFCSVQEEFYCEVLLLDESKLILTTQQQGIKKSTKGSVVLDYVFSHVNLAETEYFGLRYCDRSHQTYWLDPSKTLAEHKDLMTTGPPFTLYFGVKFYAEDPCKLKEEITRYEFFLQVKQDVLQGRLPCPFNISAQLGALAVQSELGDYDPYKHTPGYVSEYRFVPDQKEELEDGIEQIHKTLMGQVPAEAENNYLAAAKTLEMYGVDLHPVFGEKQSEYFLGLTPVGVVVYKNKTQVGKYFWPRITKVYFKETQFELRVMGRDCNETSFFFDAASKTACKNLWKCCVEHHTFFRMPENESSSLTRKLSKFSSLGSKHRYSGKTAMQIGREQSVTLPRPDLQVIRTRSKTYPKRSGRSNGGQTVTKTENASEGLKSTAHTPVKSPKAKTDSTSEPQNKPGAPWEEDAPQSGLYNSASERNKSPKFPKAHHRSPSGGSENEPSLSARRRRGQATDEPQANKHFRRRSRSRGNTSSGSESENSNREHRKKRNRSRQENEMVDSGPQWEVVLRRQKEKTPNDPNHRRSRHRSRSRSPDVQAKEQLWKHIQKELVDPSGLSEEQLKEIPYKKVETQGDPIKIRHSHSPRSFRQYRRSHCSDGERSVLSEVNSRTDLVPPLPVTRTADVPGSSSTPAQKKKGSKDTLSESSEQDTKSTAKVVKTVHTSRVKTET, from the exons AAATCAACCAAAGGCTCTGTAGTTCTGGACTATGTGTTCAGTCACGTGAACCTCGCAGAAACGGAGTATTTTGGGCTTCGCTATTGCGACCGCAGCCATCAAACG TACTGGCTCGATCCCTCGAAAACACTCGCGGAGCATAAAGACTTGATGACAA CCGGACCTCCGTTCACGCTCTACTTTGGGGTGAAGTTTTATGCTGAagatccttgcaagctaaaagaAGAAATTACAAG GTATGAGTTCTTCCTGCAGGTGAAGCAAGACGTCTTGCAAGGAAGGCTTCCCTGTCCGTTCAACATCAGCGCACAGCTGGGAGCGCTTGCTGTTCAGT CTGAGCTCGGAGACTACGATccgtacaaacacacaccggGTTACGTGTCTGAATATCGCTTCGTTCCTGACCAGAAAGAAGAACTCGAGGACGGCATCGAACAGATTCACAAAACACTCAT GGGTCAGGTGCCCGCCGAggctgaaaataattatttagcagCAGCCAAAACCCTGGAGATGTACGGCGTGGACCTGCACCCAGTGTTT gGAGAGAAGCAGTCCGAGTATTTTCTGGGCCTGACTCCGGTGGGGGTCGtggtttacaaaaacaaaacacaagtgGGGAAGTACTTCTG GCCAAGAATTACAAAAGTGTACTTCAAGGAAACCCAGTTTGAGCTGCGGGTTATGGGCCGAGAC tGCAACGAGACGTCGTTCTTCTTCGACGCCGCCAGTAAGACGGCCTGCAAGAACCTGTGGAAGTGCTGCGTGGAGCATCACACCTTCTTCAG GATGCCGGAGAACGAGTCCAGTTCATTAACAAGGAAGCTGTCCAAGTTCAGCTCTCTGGGCTCGAAGCATCGCTACAG TGGAAAGACCGCGATGCAGATCGGACGAGAGCAGTCTGTGACCCTGCCACGACCCGACCTTCAGGTGATCCGAACCCGCAGCAAGACCTACCCGAAGAGAAGCG GGCGGAGCAACGGAGGACAGACGGTGACCAAGACGGAGAACGCAAGCGAAGGCCTCAAAAGCACCGCACACACACCGGTCAAGAG TCCCAAAGCAAAGACAGACAGCACTTCAGAGCCGCAGAACAAGCCCGGTGCACCATGGGAAGAAGACGCTCCTCAGAG CGGTCTGTATAACTCGGCCAGCGAGCGGAACAAATCTCCTAAATTCCCCAAAGCTCACCACCGGTCCCCCTCTGGAGGCAGCGAGAACGAGCCGTCTCTCTCGGCCCGCCGAAG GAGAGGTCAAGCCACCGACGAACCACAGGCCAACAAACACTTCAGGAGGAG GTCACGTTCCCGTGGAAACACCAGCAGCGGCAGCGAATCCGAGAATTCCAACAGAGAACATCGTAAAAAAAGGAACCG CTCCCGGCAGGAGAACGAGATGGTGGATTCTGGTCCGCAGTGGGAGGTCGTGCTTCGCAGACAGAAGGAAAAAACGCCCAACGATCCCAACCATCGCCGCTCGCGACACCGCTCACGATC ACGAAGTCCTGACGTCCAAGCTAAGGAGCAGCTCTGGAAGCACATCCA gaAGGAGCTGGTCGACCCTTCAGGTCTCTCTGAGGAGCAACTGAAGGAGATTCCGTACAAGAAAGTGGA AACGCAAGGTGACCCGATCAAGATCCGCCATTCACATTCTCCCAGGAGCTTCCGGCAGTATCGACGCTCTCACTGTTCGGACGGCGAGCGGTCTGTGCTCTCCGAGGTCAA CTCTCGGACCGATCTGGTGCCTCCTCTCCCGGTCACCCGCACCGCAGACGTGCCCGGTTCCAGCTCGACCCCTGCACAG AAGAAGAAAGGCTCCAAAGACACTCTCTCGGAGAGCTCCGAGCAGGACACAAAAAGCACCGCCAAGGTGGTGAAGACCGTACACACATCTCGAGTGAAAACCGAGACGTGA